A window of Thiocapsa bogorovii genomic DNA:
GGCTTCTCGCTCTTCTATCTTCGCGGTGTCGCTCCGCCCGAGATCACCACGGTCGACATCTATAAGGGCGTCGCACCCTTTATCCTGATTCAGTTGCTCGTCCTTGGACTGCTTGCGCTCTGGCCTGCGTTGACCACCTGGTTGCCCGGGTTGGTCTATGCATCCTGAGGCCTTTTCCGAACCACTCGGTCGGCAGCGGTGACGCGCGGGAATCAGCGCGCACTCGATCGACGGCCGGTTGAATCGACAGCCTGCGGTGGCGGGGGCTGTCGAGCAAGATCCCGGGTAAGGCCCTGGTAGAGGTCAGGCCGGGGATCCCGGAACATCACGCCGATGCCGGAGCCGCGATGGTGGACCACGATGGCGGGGATGAGCCAATCCTTTCCGAGGCAGGCAAGCTCGAGCTCGACGAGGATACCGGTGGGGAGCGTGAGGTTGCGCACCTCGAGAAACATACCCTGATCGGATAGGTTGCAGGCGCGGGCACAGATGAACCGGCGTTTACGGTAGCGGATAGACACAAGAAGATCGATCGGGTGTCGGGCGCAGTAGCGGCGTTCGATGGCCATTGGATAGTTTCCCCCTCGCTCTTCGGTTTCGCCGGATAGTAGAGGCTCGACTTGACGAATCGGTTGAGGTCGTATGACGGATCGATGAACCTTATCGAGCACGCCGCCGTCTTCATCAGCCATCGCGATGCTGCCAATAGCCCCAGTCATAGGTCCGATATTTCACAGGCATCAGATTCGTATAGAGCAAAGTGCAGCGGATGATCGAATGCACCGTCTTCCGTAATCTGCTGCTTTCTATTCGGCGATGGTCGATCGCATGGACGACCAGATCCTTTTGGAACGAA
This region includes:
- a CDS encoding PilZ domain-containing protein codes for the protein MAIERRYCARHPIDLLVSIRYRKRRFICARACNLSDQGMFLEVRNLTLPTGILVELELACLGKDWLIPAIVVHHRGSGIGVMFRDPRPDLYQGLTRDLARQPPPPQAVDSTGRRSSAR